Genomic window (Mycolicibacterium smegmatis):
CCACGACCATGGTCATGCCCTCCGATGCCAGCGACGACATCACGGCGAGGACCTCGTTGATCATCTCCGGGTCGAGCGCGCTGGTGGGCTCGTCGAACAGCATGACCTTGGGGTTCATCGCCAGCGAGCGGGCGATCGCGACGCGCTGCTGCTGACCACCTGACAACTGGGCGGGGTACTTGTCGGCCTGGTTGGCCACCCCGACGCGTTCGAGGAGGGCGAGCGCGTTCTCCCTGGCCTTGTCCTTGGCGAACCTGCGGACCTTCATCGGCGCGAGGGTGACGTTCTCCAGGATTGTCTTGTGCGCGAACAGGTTGAACGACTGGAACACCATGCCCACATCCGAACGCAGCTGTGCGAGCCTGCGCCCCTCGGCGGGCAGGACCTTCCCGTCGACCATGATCGTGCCGGAATCGATGGTCTCGAGGCGATTGATCGTGCGGCACAACGTCGATTTGCCCGAGCCCGAGGGGCCGAGCACCACCACGACCTGACCCTTGCCGACGTCGAGGTTGATGTCCTTGAGCACATGGAGTTGCCCGAAGTGCTTGTTTACTCCCTGAAGTGAGATCATCGGCACATCTGATTGCGCCGCACCGTCGACCTGCGGCTGCTCGCCGGGGCTTCCCATGGGTGGAGACCTTACCCAGGGATCGGCCGGTCTGCCTGCATCTTGTGAATCCGCCGGGTTAACGTCCCGCGTGCGTACGTCCGTACCATGGGTCCGTGACTTCGATGGTGACCAGGGACGAGACAGCCGAGGCCGAGGGCCTGCGACCCGCTGTCGGCTCGTCGCGCGTTCGCACCTATCAGGTCCGCACGTACGGCTGTCAGATGAATGTGCACGACTCCGAGCGGCTGTCGGGGCTGCTGGAATCCGCCGGCTACCAGCGTGCGGCCGAAGGTACCGACGCCGACATCGTGGTGTTCAACACGTGCGCGGTACGTGAGAACGCCGACAACAAGCTGTACGGGAACCTGAGTCATCTCGCACCGCGCAAGCAGGCCGATCCGAACATGCAGATCGCCGTGGGCGGATGCCTCGCGCAGAAAGACCGTGACGCGGTGCTGCGCCGCGCCCCCTGGGTGGACGTCGTCTTCGGCACCCACAACATCGGGTCGCTGCCGACGCTGCTCGAGCGGGCCCGGCACAACCGCGAGGCCCAGGTCGAGATCGTCGAGGCGCTGCAGGAGTTCCCGTCGGCGCTGCCTGCCTCCCGTGAATCCGCTTACGCGGCATGGGTTTCCATCTCGGTCGGCTGCAACAACACCTGCACGTTCTGCATCGTGCCGTCGTTGCGTGGCAAGGAGGTCGACCGTCGGCCGGGCGACATCCTCGCCGAGGTGCAGTCACTCGTGGACCAGGGCGTGCTCGAGATCACGCTGCTCGGCCAGAACGTCAACGCCTACGGGGTCTCGTTTGCCGACCCGGAACTGCCCCGCGACCGCGGCGCGTTTGCCAAGCTGCTGCGGGCGTGCGGTGGCATCGACGGTCTCGAACGTGTCCGCTTCACTTCGCCGCACCCGGCCGAGTTCACCGACGACGTGATCGAGGCCATGGCGGCCACCCCCAATGTGTGCCCCACGCTGCACATGCCGCTGCAGTCGGGTTCCGACCGCATCCTCAAGGCCATGCGGCGCTCCTACCGCGCCGAGCGCTTCCTCGGGATCATCGACAAGGTGCGCGCGGCCATCCCGCACGCGGCCATCACCACCGATCTCATCGTCGGTTTCCCCGGCGAGACCGAAGAGGACTTCCAGGCCACGCTCGATGTCGTCGAGCGGGCGAGGTTCGCCGGCGCGTTCACGTTCCAGTACTCGAAGCGTCCGGGAACCCCCGCCGCCGACATGCCCGATCAGTTGCCCAAAGACGTTGTCAGCGAGCGTTATCAGCGCCTGATCGCGTTGCAGGAGCGCATCTCGCTGGAGCAGAACTCCGCGCAGATCGGCCAGACCGTCGAACTTCTCGTCGCCACCGGCGAGGGCCGCAAGGACGCGAGCACCGCGCGCATGTCCGGGCGGGCCCGCGACGGGCGCCTGGTGCATTTTCTGCCCGGGGACAACGTGATCCGGCCGGGTGACGTCGTGACCACCACCGTCACCGGGGCGGCGCCGCACCACCTGATCGCCGACGCCCCGATCATCGAACACCGCCGCACCCGCGCGGGCGACGCGCACGCGGCAGGCCAGAAACCCCGCACCGGTGTGGGTCTCGGCATGCCGCGCATCGGCGCGCCCGCGCCGAGTACGGCGGCAGAAGGGTGTGGCTGTTGAACGCCAAGAACCACGACAAGGACTTCGAGCAGTTCAAGGGCGATCTCGACGCCGTCGAACGCAAGGTCGCAGGCGAGTTCGATCCCGGTGCGCGTGCACTGGTGGTCGCGATCCTGGTGTTCGTGCTGCTGGGTTCGTTCCTGCTGCCGCACACCGGCAGCAGCAAGGGTTTCGACGTGCTGGTCGGCAATGCCATCGCGGTCGGCGACGGTGTGTCACTGCCGTCGCGGGTGTTCACCTGGCTGGCGCTGGTGTTCTCGGTCGGCTTCTCCGTGCTGGCGCTGCTGACCCGCCGGTGGGCGCTGGCCTGGGTGGCCCTGGCCGGCTCGGCGGTCGCCAGTGCGCTCGGCATGCTCGCGGTGTGGTCGCGCCAGACCGCGGGGGACAACCCGGGCCCGGGATACGGCCTGATCATCGCCTGGCTGACGGTGATCGTGCTCACGTTCCACTGGGCGCGGGTGGTGTGGTCGCGCACCGCGGTTCAACTCGCCGCCGAGGCGCGGCGCCGCGACGCGGCCGCGCAGCACCAGCAGAACGGACTGCTCGACGGACTCGACAAACCCGACAAGACCGGTGAGAAGGACGACGGCCCCGGCAAGGACGAGCCGGGGGCCGGTCACTAGCCCCCGGGGCCCGTCACCTCAGCGGCGCTTCTCCAGCGATTCTGCCGCGGCCTCGGCCCACTGCCGCCACTGTGCGGCGCTGGCACGCGCCTCCTCGGCATCCTTGGTCCGCCCCGCGGCCTCGGCCTTCTCGGCCTGCCGTTCGAACTGCTCGGCGCGGGCACGGAACTGATCGGCACGCGCCTTGGCCTCGGGATCGACACCACCCGTGGGTGCCTCCCGGATCTTCTTCTCGATCGCGCGCAGGCGGCGTTCGAGTTCGGCGGCGCGTTCGCGCGGCACCTTGCCGATGGCGTCCCACTTGTCGCCGATCACGCGCAGCGCGGCCCGCGCGGCCTCGTTGTCCGACAGGTCGATCTTCTCGGCCTCGGCCAGCAGGGCCTCCTTGGCCGCGGCGTTCGCCTTGAACTCGGCATCACGCTCGGCATGGGCGGCGTTGCGCGCCGAGAAGAACGTGTCCTGGGCGGCCTTGAAGCGCTGCCACAGTGCGTCGTCGACGTCCTTGGCGGCGCGCCCCGCGGCTTTCCACTCGGCAAGCAGGTCGCGGAACGCCGCGCTCGTGGCGCCCCAGTCGGTCGAATCGGCCAGTGCCTCGGCACGCTCGCACAGTGCCTCCTTGGCCTGGCGGGCGCTCACTCGGCTGCGGTCGAGCTCGGCGAAATGCGAACCGCGGCGACGGTTGAACGTCTCGCGGGCCGCCGAGTAGCGCTTCCACAACGCGTCGTCGGTTTTTCGCTCCAGCCCGGTGATGGTGCGCCACTCGTCGAGGATCTCGCGCAGGCGGTCGCCCGCGGCCTTCCACTGCGTGGAGTTGGCGGCGATGTCCTCGGCCTCGGCGGCCAGCGCCTCTTTGCGCGCGGTCTGCGCGGCGCGGTACTCGTCGCGCTGCGCGCGCTCGTTCTGGGCGGCCTCGTCGGCCTGCTCCAGGATCGAGGACAGACGCGCGCTCAATGCGTCGACGTCGCCGAGCACAGATGCGGTGGGCAGGCTCTCGGCGAGCGCGGCCGCGGCGGACTTGATCTTGCGGGCGTCGCCGGTACCGGTGGCCAGGCGCCGCTCCAGCAGCGCGACCTCGGTGTGCAGATCGTCGTAACGCCTGCCGAAGTGCGCGAACGCCGACTCGGTGTCACCGGCCTGCCATGCGCCGATGACCCGTTCGCCGGATCCGGTGATCAGCCACACCGTGCCGTCCGGGTCGACGCGCCCGAACCGGTGCGGATCACTGGACGGCGCTGCCGCGACGACCGGAGCCACCCGACTGGGACGGGGAACGGGCCGGGGTGTTGGGTGGGGCGTGGGCCGGGGGGTGGGCTTGGGGGTGGCGCCGCCTGGCTCACTGGTTGTCATATCCGCTCCTCGTACTCCGCGCGGTGGCCCGCGCATCTGCCGCGCGACGCGGCGCCCGATTGCTGTCAGCTTCGACCGCTATTCAAGCAGGTCGTGCTGCGCTGTGCCCATGGCTTTAGGCTCAATGCCCCCACAAACTCGAATGACGGACCTGGAGGCGGGATGAATCGGGCGGACATCGCGGCCCTGCTCGCGCTCGGAGCGGCCCTGTGTATCGCCATCGGCGACGTCATCCACCAGCGGTCCGCCCACGACGTCACCGACGATTCCGTGAGCCACCTCGGCCTGTTCAAGCGGCTGTTGCGCGACGGCCGGTGGTGGCTGGGCAGCGGTGTCGCGGCGGCCGGCTTCGCCCTGCAGGCGGCCGCGCTCGGGCTCGGATCGGTGTTGCTGGTGCAGGCCCTGCTGGTCACCTCGCTGCTGTTCGCCCTGCCCATCAACGCTCGGTTGACCCGTCGTCGCGTGACCCGTTGGGAGTGGATGTGGGCCGCGCTGCTGGCCGGGGCGGTCGCGGTCATCGTGACCGTCGGCAACCCGACCGCCGGGCATGCGCGTGCGCCGTGGGAGGCCTGGACCCTGGTGCTGGCCGTGCTGGGACCTGCCGTGGCGGTCTGCCTCGTGGGAGCGCGGATCTTCACCGGCGCGCGCAGCGCGGTGCTGCTTGCGTTGGTCTCCGGGGCCCTGTGGGGCGTGTTCGCGGTGCTCACCAAGGGTGTGGTGAACCATCTGCTGGTCCACAGCTGGGGCGGGGTGTTCACGCTGCTGCGCGTGCCCGAGCTGTACGTCTGGATCCTGGTGGCGATCGCGGGCACGGTGGTGCAGCAGTCGTCGTTTCGCGCCGGGGCGCTGACTGCATCGTTGCCGACCATGACGGTCACCGAACCGGTCGTGGCCTCGGTACTGGGCATCGTGGTGCTCGGCGAGACCCTGCGCCCGGGTGACGCGGGCTGGGTCACGCTCGTCGCGGCCATCGCCGTCATGGTGGCCGCGACCGTGGCGCTGGCGCGCGGTGAGGCCGCCGAAGAACCGGCAACCGTGCCCGCACACTAATTTGGTCACGTGCTCAGCGCCATCGCGATCGTCCCCGCCGCACCCCTGCTGGTGCCCGAACTCATGGGTGCCGCGGCCGCCGAGATGGCGCCGTTGCGCGACGCGGCACTCGCGGCGGCCGCCGAGTTGCCCGCGCGCTGGGTGTCCGTCGGGACCGGCGCGGCCGACGCGACCTTCGGGCCGGACCAGTGCGGGACGTTCGCCGGATACGGCGCCGACGTCCCGGTGACGCTGGGACCTGTGACGAACATCACCCCGGTCGAGCTGCCGCTGAGCGCCCTCGTCGCGGGCTGGTTGCGGGGCCGGGTCGCCCCGCAGGCAGTGGTGGACGCCCGGGTGTACGCCGCAGCGACGCCCGCCGGAGATGCCGTGGAGATCGGCCGCGGGCTGCGCACCGAGATCGACGCGACCGCCGAACCGGTCGGCGTCCTCGTCGTCGCCGACGGCGCGCACACCCTTTCACCGTCCGCGCCGGGCGGTTACCGGCCGGAGTCGGTGGCCGCGCAGCACGCGCTCGACGAGGCCCTGGCCTCGGGGGACGCTTCGGCGCTCGCGTCGTTGCCGGACGTGAGCGTGGGCCGGGTGGCGCACGAGGTGCTCGCGGGTCTGGCCGGGGCCGCGCCGCGCACCGCCCGCGAGCTGTACCGCGGGGCGCCGTACGGCGTCGGGTATTTCGTGGGTGTGTGGTTGCCGTGAACCGTCCTCTGGCCGTCATCGGGCCGACCGGCACCGGCAAGTCCGCGCTCGCGCTGGAGTTCGCCGAACGCGTCGGCGGTGAGATCGTCAACGCCGACGCGATGCAGCAGTACCGCGGCATGGACATCGGCACCGCCAAGCTGACGGTCGAGGAGCGCCGCGGGATCCCGCACCATCAACTCGACGTGCTCGACGTCGTCGAGACCGCGACCGTGGCGCGTTATCAGCAGGCCGCGGCCGCCGACATCGAGACGATCGCCGCGCGCGGGGCGACTCCGGTCATCGTCGGCGGATCGATGCTCTACATCCAGTCGCTGCTCGACGAGTGGTCGTTCCCCGCCACCGATCCCGCGGTGCGTGCGAAGTACGAGGCGCGCCTGGCCGAGATCGGCGTCGCCGCGCTGCACGCCGAACTGGCCCGTGTCGACCCCGCGGCCGCGGCGTCGATCCTGCCGACCGACGGCAGGCGCATCGTGCGCGCCCTGGAGGTCGTCGAGCTCACCGGCGAGCCCTTCGCGGCGTCGGCCCCCACCATCGGCGCACCGCGCTGGGACACCGCGATCATCGGATTAGATTGGGACACAGCGGTTCTCGACGAACGTCTGGCGCAGCGAACCGACAAGATGTTCGCCGACGGGCTGGTGCGCGAGGTGGTCGACCTGCTGGAGCGCGGACTGCGTGACGGCGTCACGGCCGCGCGGGCGCTGGGATACGCGCAGGTGCTCGCCGATCTCGACGCCGGCGGCGACGGATCCGGCGCGCGTGAGCCCACGTTCATCGGCACCCGCCGGTACGTGCGCCGCCAGCGGTCGTGGTTCCGCCGCGACCATCGCGTGGTGTGGCTCGACGGCGCGTCCGAAGGGCTGGTGGACGACGCGCTGCGGGTGTGGCGAGCCGTATCCTGAACGGGTGATCTTCGCCAAAGGGCACGGCACCGAGAACGATTTCGTGGTGCTGCCCGACCTCGACGCAGCGCTGTCGCTGACCCCGTCCGCGGTGGCCGCGCTGTGCGACCGCCGCCGCGGTCTCGGCGCCGACGGCGTGCTGCGGGTGACCCGGGCCGGTGCGGCCCGGGCGGCGGGAGTGTTCGACCGGCTGCCCGACGGGGTGGCCGCCGGTGACTGGTACATGGACTACCGCAACGCCGACGGTTCGATCGCCCAGATGTGCGGCAACGGCGTGCGGGTGTTCGCGCACTACCTGCGGGCCTCGGGTCTGGAGAGCGGCGACGAGTTCGTCGTCGGCTCGTTGGCCGGTCCGCGGCCCGTCGTCCTGCACGGATTCGACCCGGCACGCGCGACGACGGCCGAGGTCACCGTCGAGATGGGCAAGGCCAACCAGTTCGGCGCAGGAAGCGCCGTGGTGGGCGGCCGCAGCTTCGACGGCCTGGCCGTCGACGTCGGCAACCCGCACCTGGCGTGCGTCGGGATCAGCGCCGACGACCTTGCGGCCCTCGACGTCGCCGCGCCGGTGTCGTTCGATCCTGCGTTGTTCCCCGACGGCGTCAACGTCGAGGTGCTCACGGCCCCGGTCGACGGCGCGGTGTCCATGCGCGTGCACGAACGCGGCGTCGGGGAAACTCGGTCATGCGGCACCGGAACGGTTGCGGCGACCGTGGCCGCGCTCGCCCACGACGGCGCCGACACCGGGACCCTGCGCGTGCGCATCCCCGGCGGCGAGGTGACGGTCACGGTCACCGAATCCACCAGCTACCTGCGCGGACCCTCTGTGCTCGTGGCCCGCGGCGAACTCGATCCACACTGGTGGCACGCTGTTGCCGGCTAATTGGGGTGCGCGATACCCGTCGGCCGTGCCAACCTGGAAGTACATATGACCTATCCAGAGAATTCCGTCGCGCCCAGCACCGGTGAGCTGGCCCTCGAAGATCGCGCCTCACTGCGCCGTGTCGCCGGGCTGTCCACCGAACTCGCCGACGTCAGCGAAGTCGAATACCGCCAGCTGCGGCTGGAGCGCGTCGTGTTGGTCGGGGTGTGGACCGAAGGGTCCGCGGCCGACGCCGAGGCGAGCCTGGCCGAGTTGGCCGCGCTCGCCGAGACCGCGGGCTCCGAGGTGCTCGAAGGCCTCATCCAGCGGCGCGACAAACCCGACCCCTCCACTTACATCGGCTCGGGCAAGGCCGCCGAGCTGCGCGAGGTGGTCCTCGCCACCGGCGCCGACACCGTGATCTGCGACGGCGAGCTCTCACCGGCACAGCTCAACGCGCTGGAGAAGGCCGTCAAGGTCAAGGTGATCGACCGCACGGCGCTGATCCTCGACATCTTCGCCCAGCACGCCACCAGCCGTGAGGGCAAGGCCCAGGTATCACTGGCCCAGATGGAGTACATGCTGCCGCGGCTGCGCGGCTGGGGCGAATCGATGTCCCGGCAGGCAGGCGGACGCGCGGGCGGCGCGGGCGGCGGCGTGGGCACCCGCGGTCCGGGCGAGACCAAGATCGAGACCGACCGTCGCCGCATCCGTGAGCGGATGGCCAAGCTGCGCCGCGAGATCCGCGACATGAAGAAGATCCGCGACACCCAGCGCGGCAGCAGGCGACGCAGCGAGATCCCGTCGGTCGCGATCGTCGGCTACACCAACGCAGGCAAGTCCAGCCTGCTCAACGCGCTCACCGGAGCGGGCGTGCTGGTCGAGAACGCGTTGTTCGCGACGCTCGAACCCACCACGCGCCGTGGTGAATTCGAAGACGGCAGACCGTTCGTGCTGACCGACACCGTCGGGTTCGTGCGGCACCTGCCCACACAGTTGGTCGAGGCCTTCCGGTCCACGCTGGAGGAAGTGGTCGACGCCGATCTGCTGATCCACGTGGTCGACGGATCCGACGTCAACCCGCTGGCGCAGATCAACGCGGTCCGCACGGTGATCAACGAGGTCGTCGCCGAGTACGACATCGCTCCGCCGCCGGAACTGCTGGTGGTCAACAAGATCGACGCGGCCACCGGGGTGGGGCTCGCGCAGCTGCGACGCGCGCTGCCCGACGCGGTGTTCGTCTCGGCGCGCACCGGCGACGGTCTCGACAAGCTGCGCTCGCGCATGGGGGAGTTGGTGGAATCCACCGATGCCACCGTCGACGTGACCATTCCCTACGACCGCGGTGACCTCGTCGCGCGCGTGCACACCGACGGTCATGTGGACGCGACCGAGCACACCGACGCAGGTACCCGCATCAAGGCGCGTGTGCCGGCACCGCTCGCCGCGACGTTGCGCGAGTACGCCACGTTCGCCTGACAGACGTGCCCGTCAGGAGGTCAGGCCGCGTCCTTCGCGTCGGACGCCGCCTTGGTGTCCTTCGCGTCGGTGGTGGCCTTCTTCGGGTTCGAGCCGCCCTTGGCCGGGCGGTCGATGCCCAGCGCCTTGCTGACCGACTTCACGAGATCGCGGACCGGATGGCCTTTGATGCCAAGGGCTTTGCGCAGTGACGGCAGTTGGGCCTTGCCGGAGGTACCGGTGCCTGCCGTCATGCCCTCGTTCGGCTTGGCGATCGGGCTGATGCGGATCAGCGGCTTACCGTTCGCCTTCGGGGTCTCGACCGCGTCGGTGTCGGCGGGTGCGGTAACTTCGGGCGCCGCGGCCGCCGTGACATCGCCCGTGACCGTGCCCTGATCCGTGGGCTGGTCGGTGGGCTGGACCGGTTCGGTGCCCGTGTCGGTGGTCTTGACGTCGACTTTCGGGTCGACAGTCTTGACGTCGACTTTGTTGGTGTTCTTGCCGACGACGTCCGTGACGGCCTGGATGCGATTCTCGGTGTCACCGGTCTGAGGGGCCGGCGCCTGGACCGTCGCGGTGACCGTGGGGCCGGTCGACCCGGGCAGCGGCGTGAGGCCCGGCGTCAGTGCCGCGTTGATGCCTTCGGGGATGTCGTTGATGAGGTCGCTCACCAGCTTGACCAGATTGATGCGGGGGATCAGCCCGGCCGGGGTGGGCCTGCCGTAATTGGTCCGGTCGTAACCGGTTTCGATCAGGGTCTGGGTGAGCGGTGAGATCAGGTCGACGATCGGGATGATCAGCGCCGAGGTGCCCGTCGCGGCGCCGAGATCCAGCAGCGGCTGCATGATGGGCAGGGTCTTGGCGGGCAGCGTCACGTAGATCGTGTCGCCGTGGCGCTGGCAGTGGTTGGCTGCCGTGCACCCGTCGGGCGCATTGGCGGCCTCGATCGCCATTT
Coding sequences:
- a CDS encoding amino acid ABC transporter ATP-binding protein, translated to MISLQGVNKHFGQLHVLKDINLDVGKGQVVVVLGPSGSGKSTLCRTINRLETIDSGTIMVDGKVLPAEGRRLAQLRSDVGMVFQSFNLFAHKTILENVTLAPMKVRRFAKDKARENALALLERVGVANQADKYPAQLSGGQQQRVAIARSLAMNPKVMLFDEPTSALDPEMINEVLAVMSSLASEGMTMVVVTHEMGFARRASDRVVFMSDGAIVEDSSPAEFFDNPKSERAKDFLGKILHH
- the miaB gene encoding tRNA (N6-isopentenyl adenosine(37)-C2)-methylthiotransferase MiaB, with product MVTRDETAEAEGLRPAVGSSRVRTYQVRTYGCQMNVHDSERLSGLLESAGYQRAAEGTDADIVVFNTCAVRENADNKLYGNLSHLAPRKQADPNMQIAVGGCLAQKDRDAVLRRAPWVDVVFGTHNIGSLPTLLERARHNREAQVEIVEALQEFPSALPASRESAYAAWVSISVGCNNTCTFCIVPSLRGKEVDRRPGDILAEVQSLVDQGVLEITLLGQNVNAYGVSFADPELPRDRGAFAKLLRACGGIDGLERVRFTSPHPAEFTDDVIEAMAATPNVCPTLHMPLQSGSDRILKAMRRSYRAERFLGIIDKVRAAIPHAAITTDLIVGFPGETEEDFQATLDVVERARFAGAFTFQYSKRPGTPAADMPDQLPKDVVSERYQRLIALQERISLEQNSAQIGQTVELLVATGEGRKDASTARMSGRARDGRLVHFLPGDNVIRPGDVVTTTVTGAAPHHLIADAPIIEHRRTRAGDAHAAGQKPRTGVGLGMPRIGAPAPSTAAEGCGC
- a CDS encoding Rv2732c family membrane protein; translation: MWLLNAKNHDKDFEQFKGDLDAVERKVAGEFDPGARALVVAILVFVLLGSFLLPHTGSSKGFDVLVGNAIAVGDGVSLPSRVFTWLALVFSVGFSVLALLTRRWALAWVALAGSAVASALGMLAVWSRQTAGDNPGPGYGLIIAWLTVIVLTFHWARVVWSRTAVQLAAEARRRDAAAQHQQNGLLDGLDKPDKTGEKDDGPGKDEPGAGH
- a CDS encoding DUF349 domain-containing protein, producing the protein MTTSEPGGATPKPTPRPTPHPTPRPVPRPSRVAPVVAAAPSSDPHRFGRVDPDGTVWLITGSGERVIGAWQAGDTESAFAHFGRRYDDLHTEVALLERRLATGTGDARKIKSAAAALAESLPTASVLGDVDALSARLSSILEQADEAAQNERAQRDEYRAAQTARKEALAAEAEDIAANSTQWKAAGDRLREILDEWRTITGLERKTDDALWKRYSAARETFNRRRGSHFAELDRSRVSARQAKEALCERAEALADSTDWGATSAAFRDLLAEWKAAGRAAKDVDDALWQRFKAAQDTFFSARNAAHAERDAEFKANAAAKEALLAEAEKIDLSDNEAARAALRVIGDKWDAIGKVPRERAAELERRLRAIEKKIREAPTGGVDPEAKARADQFRARAEQFERQAEKAEAAGRTKDAEEARASAAQWRQWAEAAAESLEKRR
- a CDS encoding DMT family transporter, whose translation is MNRADIAALLALGAALCIAIGDVIHQRSAHDVTDDSVSHLGLFKRLLRDGRWWLGSGVAAAGFALQAAALGLGSVLLVQALLVTSLLFALPINARLTRRRVTRWEWMWAALLAGAVAVIVTVGNPTAGHARAPWEAWTLVLAVLGPAVAVCLVGARIFTGARSAVLLALVSGALWGVFAVLTKGVVNHLLVHSWGGVFTLLRVPELYVWILVAIAGTVVQQSSFRAGALTASLPTMTVTEPVVASVLGIVVLGETLRPGDAGWVTLVAAIAVMVAATVALARGEAAEEPATVPAH
- the miaA gene encoding tRNA (adenosine(37)-N6)-dimethylallyltransferase MiaA, producing the protein MNRPLAVIGPTGTGKSALALEFAERVGGEIVNADAMQQYRGMDIGTAKLTVEERRGIPHHQLDVLDVVETATVARYQQAAAADIETIAARGATPVIVGGSMLYIQSLLDEWSFPATDPAVRAKYEARLAEIGVAALHAELARVDPAAAASILPTDGRRIVRALEVVELTGEPFAASAPTIGAPRWDTAIIGLDWDTAVLDERLAQRTDKMFADGLVREVVDLLERGLRDGVTAARALGYAQVLADLDAGGDGSGAREPTFIGTRRYVRRQRSWFRRDHRVVWLDGASEGLVDDALRVWRAVS
- the dapF gene encoding diaminopimelate epimerase: MIFAKGHGTENDFVVLPDLDAALSLTPSAVAALCDRRRGLGADGVLRVTRAGAARAAGVFDRLPDGVAAGDWYMDYRNADGSIAQMCGNGVRVFAHYLRASGLESGDEFVVGSLAGPRPVVLHGFDPARATTAEVTVEMGKANQFGAGSAVVGGRSFDGLAVDVGNPHLACVGISADDLAALDVAAPVSFDPALFPDGVNVEVLTAPVDGAVSMRVHERGVGETRSCGTGTVAATVAALAHDGADTGTLRVRIPGGEVTVTVTESTSYLRGPSVLVARGELDPHWWHAVAG
- the hflX gene encoding GTPase HflX, translating into MTYPENSVAPSTGELALEDRASLRRVAGLSTELADVSEVEYRQLRLERVVLVGVWTEGSAADAEASLAELAALAETAGSEVLEGLIQRRDKPDPSTYIGSGKAAELREVVLATGADTVICDGELSPAQLNALEKAVKVKVIDRTALILDIFAQHATSREGKAQVSLAQMEYMLPRLRGWGESMSRQAGGRAGGAGGGVGTRGPGETKIETDRRRIRERMAKLRREIRDMKKIRDTQRGSRRRSEIPSVAIVGYTNAGKSSLLNALTGAGVLVENALFATLEPTTRRGEFEDGRPFVLTDTVGFVRHLPTQLVEAFRSTLEEVVDADLLIHVVDGSDVNPLAQINAVRTVINEVVAEYDIAPPPELLVVNKIDAATGVGLAQLRRALPDAVFVSARTGDGLDKLRSRMGELVESTDATVDVTIPYDRGDLVARVHTDGHVDATEHTDAGTRIKARVPAPLAATLREYATFA
- a CDS encoding PE-PPE domain-containing protein, with amino-acid sequence MGTHARSVSRTLLITLVVLIGTVALAFASTISSAVRLVATYALIVPGTGTPNPAVVQNYMENAVNHYLVPGGDCVGGCEPPIAVPYIAQFWPIPLPGWGGLEGAKWNVSVGSGVTSLTTRYNNVLVNPDFTDTDDISIFGYSQGATVASIVKGNLDNPDNADHLNFFFIGNPQRPNGGFFERLAFLGTVPILDATFGNPTPTDTCEHSDGTHCATDFALMYDGVVDFPAYPLNLLATANALAGFWYVHGTYLAPDDDEPPTATPYGYTPDEVKMAIEAANAPDGCTAANHCQRHGDTIYVTLPAKTLPIMQPLLDLGAATGTSALIIPIVDLISPLTQTLIETGYDRTNYGRPTPAGLIPRINLVKLVSDLINDIPEGINAALTPGLTPLPGSTGPTVTATVQAPAPQTGDTENRIQAVTDVVGKNTNKVDVKTVDPKVDVKTTDTGTEPVQPTDQPTDQGTVTGDVTAAAAPEVTAPADTDAVETPKANGKPLIRISPIAKPNEGMTAGTGTSGKAQLPSLRKALGIKGHPVRDLVKSVSKALGIDRPAKGGSNPKKATTDAKDTKAASDAKDAA